The genomic window GGGTGCGGTCGATGTGGGCCTGGATCTCGCTGCCGTCGGCCTTGTCGGCCTTGCCGGGCTTGTCGCTGCTGTTGTTCTTGGCGGTGCTGTCGCTCACGGGGTCTCCGATCGGTGCGGGCGGGGAGGAGGGGTCGAGCGGGGCTCGCAGGGAGTCGCGGAGGCGGCGGCTCAGAACTCGGTGACGTCGTGCCCCGGGATGGTCCCGACGCCCTTGACGGCCTTGAGGTCGCGCTTGAGGCTCGCGATCGTCTTCTCCGGTACGGCCGGGAGGCCCTTCTTGATGCTCCGGTAGCCGAGGAACGCGAGCAGGGCGGCGACGAGGAGGAGCACGAACGCCACGATCAGCGCCGACAGCCAGCCGGGCAGCCAGATCGCGATCAGCAGGACGATGCCCGTGAGCAGCACCCCGAGCATGGCGAAGACGAAGACGAGCGCGCCGACGAGGAACCCCGCGCCGATGCCGAAGGCCTTGAGAGTGCCGATGATCTCGTACTTGAGCAGGGCGAGCTCGCCCTTGACGAGGTCGGTGACCAGGCTCGGGACGTCCTGGACCAGGGCGAAGAACGAGCGCGACTTCGAGCCGCGACGTACTTTGTCGCTCCGGGTGGAGTCGGTCACTTCTTCTTCTTCCCGCCTCCGACGGCCTTGACGGCCACCGTCTTCACGCCGTTGACGACCGCGTCGACCGCGTCGGCGGCCTTGGCGCCTGCGAAGTCCTCTGCCTTGACGACCTGCCGCTGCACGGCGCGGCTGTTCCACAGCTTCGACGAGTTCGCGGCGATCTGATCGTAGCGCTCGTGGCCGGCGCGAGCGCCCAGCACGAATCCGACGGCTGCTCCGGCGACGAAGATCAGTTTGCCTCGCATGTCGCTCCATTCATGTGTGGGGGCGCACGGACCGGTGCCCGACGCGCTGTCCCAATGTAGCCCGGTGCCGCCCGGCGCCGCCCGGACGCGCGGAGCTCGCTGGCGCTCCGCGCCGGTCGAGTTGCCCCGAACGGTCGCCCAGGGCCCCCGCACCCGACCGTTCGGGGCAACTCGAGCTCGAGCACGGGCACGGGCACGGGCACGGGCGTCAGCGGGCGACGAGGTGCGCGGCGACCCGACGCGCGTGGGCGATCACGGCGGCGAGCCCCCGGCCGGCCACGGCGCCGCCGACGCGGACGACGCCCTCGGGCAGAGTCGAGGAGGTGCCCGCCGCCTCCTGCGGGAGGGGCGCGGACCACTCGACCCGCGCCGCGTCCTCGACGGTGGCGGGGTCGAGCGGCAGCCCGAGCAGCACCGAGGCGTCGGCGAGCGCCGTGGAGCGCAGCTCGTCGTCGGTCGTGGCCGCCGTCACGACCGGGGAGTCGTAGCTGAGACGGAGCACGTGCCGGCCGCCGGCCCGCTCGGCCAGCCACGGCCACTTGGCCGTCGCGTGCGTGAGCGCCTTCGCACGGACGCCGTCGGCACCGGGCGCCACGAGCACCCCGGTGCCGCGCGGCGCCGCGTCGAGCCGCTCGTCGCGCAGCACGAGCGTGGCCAGAGTGATGAGTCCCGCTGCGTGGGCGGGTCGCCCGCCGAGCACCCGACCTGCGCCGTCGCCGACCGCGAGCACGACGACGTCTGCCTCGAGGCGCTCGGGCGCGGTGCTGTGCTCGACGCCGGTCAGCGTCGGCGAGCCGGTCAGCGTCACCGAGCGGGCGTCGAGCACCGCGACGTGGGCTCCCAGCCGCACCTCGACGCCGAGCCGGTCCAGCTCGGCGACCAGCGCCTCCGCCAGGCTGGCCATGCCGCCGCGGAGGCCGGCGACGGCCGAGCCGGCAGGCGCGAGCGCGCGGACGCTGAGCACGGCCGCGGCCAGCGACCCCTCACGCCGCAGCGCCGCCCGGAGGCCGGGGGCGACCCGGTCGACGGAGAGCAGGTCGGGGTGCACGGAGTGGACGCCGCCGATGATCGGGGTGACGAGCCGGTCGAGCACGGCGTCGCCCATGCGGACGCGGACGAGGCCGCCGACCGAGGTCTCGTCGGCACCGACCTCGCCGGGGGCCGCGTCGAGCCGTGCCGCCTCGGCCGTGCCTGCCGCACCGACGACCGCGACGACGTCGTCGGCCGCGAGGTCGCCGGGGATGCCGAGCAGGCCGGTGCGGGGCAGGGGGAAGGCCTGTCCGGCGCCGTGCTGCACCCACGCGCCGCGGGGGTCGGGCAGCACGACGTCGCCGCCGAGCCCGAGCTCGTCGAGGTACGCCTGCACCGTGCCGCCGCGCGTCGCGAAGCTCTCGGCGCCGGCGTCGAGGGGCAGGCCGCCGACGACGTGGCGGCCGACCTCGCCGCCGAGCCGGTCCGACGCCTCGACGAGCGTGACGGCGACGCCGGC from Frigoribacterium sp. PvP032 includes these protein-coding regions:
- a CDS encoding phage holin family protein; translated protein: MTDSTRSDKVRRGSKSRSFFALVQDVPSLVTDLVKGELALLKYEIIGTLKAFGIGAGFLVGALVFVFAMLGVLLTGIVLLIAIWLPGWLSALIVAFVLLLVAALLAFLGYRSIKKGLPAVPEKTIASLKRDLKAVKGVGTIPGHDVTEF
- a CDS encoding FAD-dependent oxidoreductase, coding for MTEATRSSGAAAQSALVVGGGVAGLVVARDLAAAGVAVTLVEASDRLGGEVGRHVVGGLPLDAGAESFATRGGTVQAYLDELGLGGDVVLPDPRGAWVQHGAGQAFPLPRTGLLGIPGDLAADDVVAVVGAAGTAEAARLDAAPGEVGADETSVGGLVRVRMGDAVLDRLVTPIIGGVHSVHPDLLSVDRVAPGLRAALRREGSLAAAVLSVRALAPAGSAVAGLRGGMASLAEALVAELDRLGVEVRLGAHVAVLDARSVTLTGSPTLTGVEHSTAPERLEADVVVLAVGDGAGRVLGGRPAHAAGLITLATLVLRDERLDAAPRGTGVLVAPGADGVRAKALTHATAKWPWLAERAGGRHVLRLSYDSPVVTAATTDDELRSTALADASVLLGLPLDPATVEDAARVEWSAPLPQEAAGTSSTLPEGVVRVGGAVAGRGLAAVIAHARRVAAHLVAR